The Lytechinus pictus isolate F3 Inbred chromosome 10, Lp3.0, whole genome shotgun sequence genome includes a window with the following:
- the LOC129269662 gene encoding aspartate and glycine-rich protein-like, which produces MRYDEKEMPFFLYEPFHFEDILANFDIGKQTYCCYEIEPERPKYSPPSRAQSKRKAPAPPAIKRENDGGGDDDDDGDGDGDDDDDDDDDDDDDGDDDGDDDDGSDDDDDDDDGDGDDDDDGDDDDGDGDGDGDDGDGDDDDDINDDDDDDDDGGGDDDDDDGDDDDNDDDDHDDDCDSHCDGHDDCDGHDDDDDDDDDDDDDDDDDDDDDDDNDDDHDGDHDDFDDDDDGGDDNDDDGDCDDDQHDCDGDDNCDDDDGGDDDGDGDGDGDDDDDCDDDDDGDGGEYDDGGDDDDDNVDDCGDVNMMKMVTMILLVMRRRRRMITVIVIVFVEAMVIQK; this is translated from the exons ATGAGGTACGACGAAAAGGAAATGCCATTTTTCCTGTACGAGCCTTTTCATTTCGAAGACATCTTGGCCAATTTTGATATTGGTAAACAAACCTACTGCTGCTATGAGATCGAG CCTGAGAGACCCAAGTATTCCCCGCCATCTAGGGCTCAATCAAAGAGGAAAGCACCTGCCCCACCAGCCATCAAAAGAGAG aatgatggtggtggtgatgatgatgatgatggtgatggtgatggtgatgatgatgatgatgatgatgatgatgatgatgatgatggtgatgatgatggtgatgatgatgatggtagtgatgatgatgatgatgatgatgatggtgatggtgatgatgatgatgatggtgatgatgatgatggtgatggtgatggtgatggtgatgatggtgatggtgatgatgatgatgatattaatgatg atgatgatgacgatgatgatggtggtggtgatgatgatgatgatgatggtgatgatgatgataatgatgatgatgatcatgatgatgattgtgatagtCATtgtgatggtcatgatgattgtgatggtcatgatgatgatgatgatgatgatgatgatgatgatgatgatgatgatgatgatgatgatgatgatgatgacaatgatgatgatcatgatggtgatcatgatgattttgatgatgatgatgatggtggtgatgataatgatgatgatggtgattgtgatgatgatcaacatgattgtgatggtgatgataattgtgatgatgatgatggtggtgatgatgatggtgatggtgatggtgatggtgatgatgatgatgattgtgatgatgatgatgatggtgatggtggtgaatatgatgatggtggtgatgatgatgatgataatgttgatgattgtggtgatgttAATATGATGAAAATGGTGACTATGATACTATtggtgatgaggaggagaaggaggatgaTAACGGTGATAGTGATAGTGTTCGTGGAGGCGATGGTTatacaaaaatga
- the LOC129269787 gene encoding UPF0193 protein EVG1 homolog, which yields MMKESKLNNFQTRQLQKTMHDGTALPLSCNPTTSAKPAQPVPHQKPSARVSPMAHGKGVRSKEVIEESGAYERPKYPGGGVTKSLDKEKERLANYMAYGEDIPPITEERKREVLKTPEPEPIIDRFADLEAEIQERVEFLEDMRKLGKEKQYKTIINTEISQKIREMEVIDRQRTQQLKKAIAEKESLHGS from the exons ATGATGAAAGAATCAAAACTGAATAATTTCCAGACAAGACAATTGCAGAAAACGATGCACG ATGGTACTGCCTTGCCCCTATCTTGTAATCCAACAACAAGCGCCAAACCAGCACAGCCTGTACCCCATCAGAAGCCCAGTGCGAGGGTGAGTCCGATGGCCCACGGTAAGGGGGTACGCTCCAAGGAAGTTATAGAGGAGTCGGGAGCCTATGAGAGACCCAAGTACCCAGGTGGCGGGGTGACTA AATCATTAgacaaggagaaagaaagattgGCAAATTACATGGCATACGGTGAAGACATCCCTCCTATCACGGAAGAGCGTAAACGAGAAGTTCTAAAGACTCCTGAACCGGAACCCATTATTGATAGATTTGCAGATT TGGAAGCAGAGATTCAAGAGAGAGTTGAGTTTCTTGAGGACATGAGGAAACTAGGCAAGGAGAAGCAGTACAAAACCATCATCAATACAGAAATATCTCAG AAAATCCGTGAAATGGAAGTGATTGACAGACAGAGGACCCAGCAACTTAAAAAGGCAATAGCAGAGAAGGAATCATTACACGGAAGCTGA